One segment of Marinobacter sediminum DNA contains the following:
- a CDS encoding hybrid sensor histidine kinase/response regulator translates to MSAPDNPEALTDELKDQRIAELEAENERLRKIRDALIVRVESGSAHKPEPYAAFEHSVVLAEQVRERTDALNQAMDELKGSNKALNRAREEAETTRQRLSDAIESIADGFVLFDHQHRLIQSNTRFRSYWRQAGLEPPAPGTSIVDVKTQALTSGLILEEHGHPDSEGVVFLLSNDRWVQMTERPTREGGLVVLYSDITDVKNSEMARRIKALEESERWIRVVTDHVPALIAYVGADMTVQFCNKVYEAWYGRNGETPLGKSLEEVHSSEFYRRLLPQVEQTLAGNSVTFEFEETGEAGDVRYMLRSYVPNYDEEGVITGFFVLIRDITDRRKTALALEQAYDNLERRVKERTAALTGLNNQLRQEITERAAVEARLRDAKLEAERANLSKTKFLAAVSHDLLQPLNAARLFTSALLEQSFGARAEGLVRSVSRSLDDVENLLGTLVDISKLDAGVIKPDVTAFDLRDLLNNIAREFRQMAVAEGLELDFVSSSAVVESDSQLLARILRNFLTNAIRYTGSGRILFGCRRRADHVLLQVWDTGPGIPEDKLTEIFQEFKRARPAGSQPDKGLGLGLAIVDKISRMLGHEVRVSSIEGKGSVFSVRVPLGRLQPRLPGTDDKPLASLDSGLDGARIWVIDNDLAICKGMLTLLEGWDCQVITAVSLADLERQLNPAESPVDLILADYHLDHDETGVDVVASINERRQYPAPVIMITANYTNELKQHIRGLGYSLMNKPVKPLKLRSMLSHLINGSGRIRR, encoded by the coding sequence ATGTCCGCTCCGGACAATCCTGAGGCTCTCACCGACGAGCTCAAAGACCAGCGAATTGCGGAGCTGGAGGCGGAAAACGAACGCCTGCGGAAGATTCGCGATGCCTTGATTGTCCGTGTGGAATCCGGCTCCGCCCATAAGCCCGAGCCCTATGCGGCATTTGAGCACTCGGTGGTGCTGGCAGAGCAGGTGCGCGAGCGTACGGACGCGTTGAATCAGGCCATGGATGAGCTCAAGGGCAGTAACAAAGCCCTGAATCGTGCCCGGGAAGAGGCTGAAACCACCCGCCAGCGTCTCAGCGACGCGATCGAAAGTATTGCCGACGGATTTGTGCTGTTCGATCACCAGCATCGGCTAATCCAGAGCAACACCCGTTTCCGCAGCTACTGGCGCCAGGCTGGTCTGGAGCCGCCTGCCCCCGGTACTTCCATTGTCGATGTAAAAACACAGGCACTGACCTCCGGCCTTATATTGGAGGAGCATGGCCACCCGGACTCTGAAGGCGTGGTGTTCCTGCTGTCTAACGACCGCTGGGTGCAAATGACCGAGCGGCCAACCCGGGAGGGCGGACTGGTGGTGCTGTATTCTGACATCACCGACGTCAAGAACAGCGAAATGGCACGCCGCATCAAGGCGCTGGAAGAGAGCGAGCGCTGGATCAGGGTGGTTACCGACCACGTGCCCGCGCTGATCGCCTATGTCGGTGCCGATATGACCGTGCAATTCTGCAACAAGGTCTATGAGGCCTGGTATGGCCGCAACGGCGAAACACCTCTGGGTAAATCCCTGGAGGAGGTTCATTCGTCCGAGTTCTACCGTCGTTTATTGCCCCAGGTCGAGCAAACACTGGCGGGTAACAGTGTTACCTTCGAGTTCGAGGAGACCGGAGAGGCAGGTGATGTGCGTTACATGCTTCGCTCGTACGTACCGAATTACGACGAAGAAGGCGTCATTACCGGTTTCTTTGTCCTGATCCGTGACATCACCGACCGCCGCAAGACCGCACTGGCGCTCGAACAGGCCTATGACAACCTGGAGCGCCGGGTGAAGGAGCGAACGGCGGCATTAACCGGGCTGAACAACCAGCTACGTCAGGAAATTACCGAGCGAGCGGCTGTGGAAGCCCGGCTCAGAGACGCCAAGCTTGAGGCTGAACGGGCAAACCTGTCCAAGACCAAGTTCCTGGCTGCGGTCAGCCATGATTTGCTGCAACCGTTGAATGCGGCGCGCTTGTTCACCAGTGCCTTGCTGGAGCAGTCGTTCGGCGCCAGGGCCGAGGGGCTCGTCCGATCCGTGAGCAGGTCCCTGGATGATGTGGAAAATCTGCTGGGTACCCTGGTGGATATTTCCAAGTTGGACGCCGGGGTGATCAAGCCTGATGTGACGGCCTTTGACCTCCGGGATCTGCTTAACAACATCGCCCGGGAATTCAGGCAGATGGCGGTAGCGGAAGGGCTGGAGCTTGATTTTGTCTCCTCATCCGCGGTGGTTGAATCCGATTCCCAATTGCTGGCCCGGATACTTCGCAACTTTCTCACCAATGCCATTCGTTATACCGGTTCCGGCCGCATTCTGTTTGGCTGTCGTCGCCGCGCCGACCACGTGCTGTTGCAGGTATGGGACACCGGGCCGGGCATTCCGGAAGATAAGCTCACCGAAATCTTTCAGGAATTCAAACGTGCCCGTCCTGCTGGTTCGCAGCCGGACAAGGGTCTGGGCCTGGGGCTTGCGATTGTGGACAAGATCTCACGAATGCTGGGACATGAAGTAAGGGTTTCATCCATTGAGGGCAAGGGGTCGGTGTTCAGCGTCCGGGTGCCGCTTGGTCGGCTGCAGCCCAGGCTCCCGGGTACTGACGATAAGCCGCTTGCCTCGCTGGACAGTGGTCTGGATGGCGCACGAATCTGGGTGATCGACAATGACCTCGCCATTTGCAAAGGGATGCTTACGTTGCTGGAAGGTTGGGACTGCCAGGTGATTACGGCAGTCTCCCTGGCGGATCTGGAGCGGCAACTGAACCCTGCCGAAAGCCCTGTGGATCTGATTCTGGCAGACTACCATCTCGATCACGATGAAACCGGTGTCGATGTTGTGGCCAGTATCAATGAGCGTCGGCAGTATCCCGCGCCGGTCATTATGATTACTGCCAATTACACCAACGAACTGAAGCAGCACATACGGGGACTGGGCTACTCGTTAATGAACAAACCCGTTAAGCCGCTCAAGCTTCGTAGTATGTTGAGTCATCTGATCAACGGATCTGGTCGGATCAGGCGCTGA
- the nosP gene encoding nitric oxide-sensing protein NosP — protein MKSATTMPAVRVASSSVRDPMLAATNLASQLNHEHLGCVLFFCSAEYDLERLGPALEHVFQGARVCGCTSAGEITPEGYGRGCITAIGFDKRYFAIDCALIRELDQFSLQDAQGVIDGLLATCRDARLAPVKGNTFAITLLDGLSSREELVLATLNAALGSIPQFGGSAGDDERLANTHVFYDGRFHTGAATVLLVNTPLDFRVFSTHHMVERSQKLVVTDACPESRTVYELNAEPAADAYARAVGVEVDALDRKVFALRPLGVKIGGHYFVRSIQRVNPDKSLTFYCAVETGIVMTAMEPESLLDSVRTQIEASERVVGPPLVTIGCDCFLRRLEAELTGEVESVSEFLRHHKVIGFNTYGEQFDGMHINQTFTGVVIGQPDVRSGQS, from the coding sequence ATGAAGTCAGCGACGACGATGCCCGCCGTCAGGGTTGCAAGCTCCAGCGTTCGCGATCCGATGCTGGCTGCCACCAACCTCGCAAGTCAGCTCAACCACGAACATCTTGGTTGTGTCCTGTTTTTCTGTTCTGCCGAGTATGACCTCGAGAGGCTCGGTCCTGCCCTTGAGCATGTTTTTCAGGGGGCTCGGGTTTGTGGCTGTACATCAGCAGGCGAGATTACCCCGGAGGGTTACGGCCGTGGATGCATCACTGCGATCGGCTTCGACAAGCGCTATTTTGCAATTGATTGCGCACTGATTCGCGAGCTGGACCAGTTTTCGCTGCAGGATGCCCAGGGCGTGATAGACGGCTTGCTTGCTACTTGCCGGGACGCGCGACTGGCGCCGGTGAAAGGCAATACCTTTGCCATCACCTTGCTTGACGGACTTTCCAGCCGTGAGGAGCTCGTGCTGGCCACGCTAAACGCTGCCCTGGGGAGCATACCTCAGTTCGGAGGCTCGGCCGGTGATGATGAGCGGCTGGCAAACACCCATGTTTTCTATGACGGCCGGTTTCATACCGGCGCGGCGACGGTGTTGCTGGTGAATACCCCTCTGGACTTCCGGGTATTTTCAACCCACCACATGGTTGAGCGAAGTCAGAAGCTGGTGGTTACCGATGCCTGCCCCGAGAGCCGTACGGTATATGAGCTCAATGCCGAACCCGCAGCCGATGCCTATGCGCGTGCGGTCGGCGTGGAGGTAGACGCCCTCGACCGCAAAGTGTTTGCGCTACGGCCCCTGGGGGTAAAAATCGGTGGCCATTATTTTGTCAGATCGATCCAGCGGGTAAATCCCGACAAGAGCCTGACCTTTTATTGTGCGGTAGAGACCGGGATCGTGATGACGGCCATGGAACCGGAATCACTCCTCGACAGTGTACGCACGCAGATTGAAGCGTCAGAGCGCGTTGTGGGGCCGCCATTGGTGACCATAGGCTGTGACTGTTTCCTGCGTCGCCTGGAGGCGGAGCTGACCGGCGAAGTGGAGTCCGTGTCCGAATTCCTGCGGCACCACAAGGTTATCGGGTTCAACACCTACGGTGAGCAGTTCGACGGTATGCATATCAATCAGACTTTTACGGGGGTGGTCATTGGCCAGCCTGATGTCCGCTCCGGACAATCCTGA
- a CDS encoding porin produces MKNNNIRKSGLAIAMAAAMGTSVGVNAAVELYNQDGTSFSVDGYFNAFYVNRDDKVSDTRNSDVKMGFLPNTIGFNFSKKVGDLTMGGRSSFWSTINDSLQSPTDTAIDVRQLYATVDGSFGQVLIGKDFGLYARSNIFLDEILMGFGSPGAPTGVSFGNIRTGYPYPNPSAQITYRTPDMAGLKAAAGIFEPANTTPGAQSEQSAPRLEAEVTYSADLSGVALTGWVNGRSQKSENATTSVDSTGLGYGVRAAVAGVSLSASGFTSEGDVPVLISDTAAPLAEEDADGYLVQGSYTLGANRFVLSYGETDSDQGDFETESTSVAVFHDVNSNFKLVAEYNMFEQTTKSTGADAADSDTIALGAIVTF; encoded by the coding sequence ATGAAAAACAACAATATCAGAAAGTCAGGGCTGGCCATCGCAATGGCAGCTGCGATGGGTACCAGCGTCGGCGTGAACGCGGCGGTTGAACTCTATAACCAGGATGGCACTTCCTTTTCTGTTGATGGCTATTTCAACGCATTCTATGTGAATCGCGACGACAAGGTTTCCGACACCCGCAATTCGGATGTCAAAATGGGTTTCCTGCCCAACACCATCGGCTTTAACTTCAGCAAGAAAGTGGGCGACCTGACCATGGGCGGCCGCTCCTCGTTCTGGTCAACGATCAACGATAGCCTGCAATCTCCGACCGACACTGCCATCGACGTCCGTCAGCTCTACGCCACTGTTGACGGATCCTTTGGCCAGGTGCTGATCGGTAAGGACTTCGGCCTGTATGCCCGTTCCAACATTTTCCTCGATGAGATACTGATGGGCTTTGGCTCCCCGGGCGCTCCGACCGGGGTCTCCTTCGGTAACATCCGCACCGGTTATCCCTACCCGAACCCGTCTGCGCAGATCACTTACCGCACCCCTGATATGGCCGGCCTGAAGGCAGCGGCCGGTATCTTCGAACCTGCCAACACGACGCCGGGCGCACAGTCTGAACAGTCTGCACCGCGACTCGAGGCTGAAGTTACCTACAGCGCGGACCTTAGTGGGGTTGCTTTGACCGGTTGGGTTAATGGCCGCTCGCAGAAGTCCGAAAATGCTACCACCTCGGTTGATTCAACGGGCCTGGGATACGGTGTTCGTGCCGCTGTCGCCGGTGTCTCCCTATCGGCCTCTGGTTTCACGTCCGAAGGCGATGTGCCCGTTCTGATTTCCGACACTGCTGCACCTCTGGCGGAAGAGGATGCGGACGGGTACCTGGTCCAGGGCTCATACACTCTGGGTGCTAACCGGTTTGTTCTGTCCTATGGCGAAACGGATTCCGATCAGGGCGACTTCGAAACTGAAAGCACCTCTGTGGCGGTGTTCCACGATGTAAACAGCAACTTCAAGCTGGTGGCCGAGTACAACATGTTTGAGCAAACCACCAAGTCGACCGGTGCTGACGCCGCCGACAGCGACACCATCGCCCTCGGCGCTATCGTCACTTTCTAA
- a CDS encoding WS/DGAT domain-containing protein, protein MSHEQSHLLLPADSAWLALERPENPMTITVMLRVDGLTAPRFREFLRVYWMAWERFRCMPVKRAPAWWWEPDPVFDLKHHLDVVIDRFSQEELQEWVSARLNQPLALYRPRWKFWLAPNAEGGAALLLRMHHCYADGLSLLGLFDRLCPPSPQQHPAIYGAAETEEFSRWYATAQAWLGKLVAGETNLDESATDAAELDAAGANQWHQAGRALEGVAQKSLRLVHEVSDFLIEPEDSASDLKRPLLGRRQCRWSQPVPLDKFRTVASATNVTINDVLLSCVAAAVRVRMGLEGDELEEAVLHAAVPVDIRARLPEDLQPEPGSLGNFFGTVFVPLPVDGESPLERLYRVKHETRRLKKSWQPGIAWGLAASASVIPEPWRQPVADMFYRKASAVVSNVPGTPETRYIAGCRITEQMFWVPQAGDIGLGVSIVSYAGQIQFGVVADEAIMTDPESFLADCLQELEQFPGWS, encoded by the coding sequence TTGAGTCACGAGCAATCGCACCTCCTGCTGCCTGCGGATTCAGCCTGGCTGGCTCTGGAACGACCAGAGAATCCAATGACCATTACGGTCATGTTGCGGGTGGATGGCCTTACCGCGCCCCGCTTCCGGGAATTCCTGAGGGTGTACTGGATGGCGTGGGAGCGTTTCCGGTGCATGCCGGTAAAGCGCGCCCCGGCTTGGTGGTGGGAGCCGGATCCTGTGTTTGATCTCAAGCATCACCTTGATGTCGTCATTGATCGCTTTTCGCAGGAAGAGCTGCAGGAATGGGTGTCTGCTCGCCTGAACCAGCCTCTGGCGCTTTACCGCCCCCGCTGGAAATTCTGGCTCGCGCCCAATGCAGAGGGTGGAGCCGCGTTGCTCTTGCGTATGCATCACTGTTACGCCGACGGACTCTCCCTTCTGGGCCTGTTTGATCGCCTGTGCCCGCCTTCGCCTCAGCAGCACCCTGCCATCTACGGTGCTGCGGAAACGGAAGAGTTTTCCCGGTGGTATGCCACCGCTCAGGCCTGGCTGGGGAAGCTGGTGGCGGGTGAAACGAACCTGGACGAGTCGGCGACCGATGCAGCAGAACTCGACGCTGCAGGCGCCAATCAGTGGCATCAGGCCGGGCGCGCGCTGGAAGGGGTTGCCCAGAAAAGCCTCAGGCTGGTGCATGAGGTCAGTGATTTTCTGATCGAACCGGAAGACAGTGCATCGGATCTGAAGCGGCCCTTACTCGGCCGGCGCCAGTGTCGCTGGTCTCAGCCGGTACCCCTGGACAAGTTCCGGACCGTTGCCAGCGCCACCAATGTCACCATCAATGATGTTTTGCTCAGCTGTGTCGCGGCTGCCGTGCGTGTCCGGATGGGTCTGGAAGGCGATGAGTTGGAGGAGGCCGTTCTCCATGCTGCGGTCCCTGTGGATATTCGGGCAAGGTTACCGGAAGATCTGCAGCCGGAGCCTGGCTCCCTCGGTAACTTCTTCGGCACGGTCTTCGTGCCACTGCCGGTGGATGGCGAAAGCCCGTTGGAGAGGTTGTACCGGGTCAAACATGAAACCCGGCGCCTGAAGAAGAGCTGGCAGCCAGGTATTGCCTGGGGCCTGGCGGCCAGCGCCTCTGTGATCCCGGAACCCTGGCGCCAGCCCGTGGCTGACATGTTTTACCGTAAGGCCAGTGCGGTGGTCTCTAACGTTCCGGGCACACCGGAAACCCGTTATATTGCTGGCTGTCGCATTACCGAGCAGATGTTCTGGGTGCCCCAGGCGGGCGATATCGGGCTCGGTGTCAGTATTGTCAGTTACGCAGGCCAGATCCAGTTTGGCGTGGTTGCGGACGAGGCGATCATGACCGACCCCGAGAGCTTTCTTGCGGATTGTCTGCAGGAACTGGAACAGTTTCCGGGCTGGTCGTAG
- a CDS encoding alpha/beta fold hydrolase has protein sequence MKSSHVRKLIKPIESAYSEMFSGRVYRVGHGAVSVRNHSGQAEQTVVGVHGFLENHCYFTQAYEAPTTELILLTCSNYHIPVNGVTPETPDWEVSIKSLAGTIEYDACILNQALSNLPTTRNVRVHGHSRGGAVILEAIKQRPELFEEVELVLEAPVLPQAKLHGLVTTLLEPVSHGMWPWLIRLINSAPSSAYGQTFFGKMNPRKKQLLGKLFSATRDHLTIVRNIEDIMDWMTRTDTSIYNQVRYGTFLIPAVDRILDRNAMLASARHSPTTMRIVETEAPSHFITLDSKEWVPGFDTLPATAQG, from the coding sequence ATGAAATCGAGCCACGTTCGCAAACTGATCAAGCCAATCGAAAGCGCCTACTCAGAGATGTTCTCCGGGAGAGTGTATCGTGTTGGCCATGGCGCCGTCTCGGTTCGTAATCATAGCGGCCAGGCCGAGCAGACCGTTGTGGGGGTGCATGGCTTTCTCGAAAATCACTGCTACTTCACCCAGGCCTATGAAGCGCCTACCACTGAACTTATCCTGCTGACCTGCAGTAATTACCATATCCCGGTCAATGGGGTCACGCCCGAAACTCCGGACTGGGAAGTATCGATCAAGAGCCTGGCAGGCACCATTGAATACGATGCCTGCATCCTGAACCAGGCGCTGTCGAATCTTCCGACCACACGCAATGTGCGTGTCCATGGACATTCCCGTGGCGGCGCCGTCATTCTGGAGGCGATCAAACAACGCCCCGAGCTTTTCGAAGAGGTGGAACTGGTACTGGAAGCGCCGGTTCTGCCCCAGGCAAAACTTCATGGTCTGGTCACAACTCTGCTGGAGCCGGTAAGCCATGGCATGTGGCCGTGGCTGATTCGCCTGATCAACAGTGCGCCGTCTTCGGCCTATGGCCAGACATTCTTCGGGAAAATGAATCCACGCAAGAAGCAGTTGCTCGGAAAGTTGTTCTCTGCCACCAGGGATCACCTGACCATTGTCCGCAATATTGAGGACATCATGGACTGGATGACCCGGACCGATACCAGTATCTATAACCAGGTTCGTTACGGCACCTTCCTGATTCCGGCTGTGGACAGAATCCTGGATCGCAACGCCATGCTGGCCAGCGCCCGGCATAGCCCGACGACCATGCGCATCGTGGAAACTGAGGCTCCGAGCCACTTCATCACCCTTGACAGCAAGGAGTGGGTACCAGGTTTCGACACGCTTCCTGCCACTGCTCAGGGTTAG
- a CDS encoding FFLEELY motif protein, protein MYRERLVATQVNSDSARRLQQLLLDYHDFRQHKAVHSLRENTFEVSDWQARRLKATHQDLHQHPGYHTGLEFLLTDLYAPAGMTRRDDNIDRIFPKMVKWLPDNLLDTFAGLVELNLITQQLDLELTELFHEQGISTTDLPTAHYCDAYRCSQRLAQRERQIDLVADVGGQLDRYVRNRTLGWLLTMSRAPAEMADLSDLHNFLHRGYTAFRNMDNVEHLIERLVTRERQVMANILNGHPDPFRLPGDL, encoded by the coding sequence ATGTATCGCGAGCGCCTTGTCGCTACCCAAGTCAATTCCGACAGCGCCCGACGGCTGCAGCAACTGCTGCTCGACTACCACGATTTCCGTCAACACAAGGCAGTTCATTCGTTGCGGGAGAACACCTTCGAAGTATCGGACTGGCAAGCCAGGCGCCTGAAAGCCACCCACCAGGATCTACACCAGCACCCTGGCTACCATACCGGCCTGGAATTCCTGCTGACCGACCTTTACGCCCCTGCCGGGATGACCCGCAGGGACGACAACATCGATCGAATTTTTCCCAAGATGGTCAAGTGGTTACCGGACAATTTACTGGACACTTTCGCGGGACTCGTAGAGCTCAACCTGATCACCCAGCAGCTGGACCTTGAGCTGACAGAGCTGTTCCATGAGCAGGGCATATCCACCACCGACCTGCCGACCGCACATTACTGTGACGCATACCGTTGCAGCCAGCGACTGGCACAGCGAGAGCGACAGATTGACCTGGTGGCTGACGTTGGCGGACAGCTTGACCGTTATGTCCGCAACCGCACGCTGGGCTGGCTGTTAACCATGAGCAGAGCGCCCGCAGAGATGGCCGACCTGAGCGACTTGCACAATTTCCTGCACCGGGGCTATACCGCTTTCCGGAACATGGACAATGTAGAACATCTGATTGAGCGACTTGTAACACGGGAAAGGCAGGTAATGGCGAATATTCTGAACGGTCACCCGGATCCGTTCCGTCTTCCGGGCGACCTCTGA
- a CDS encoding polyhydroxyalkanoic acid system family protein, translating into MSVIDIHRPHTLDKEHARGVAETLAQDLSRQFDVNYEWQGDVLRFKRSGVKGQLTIDHADLHVHLELGMLLRPFKSKIEHEIHSQLDQIIKV; encoded by the coding sequence ATGTCCGTAATTGATATACACCGTCCCCATACCCTCGACAAGGAACATGCCCGGGGAGTTGCAGAAACCCTGGCCCAGGACCTGTCCCGGCAGTTTGATGTGAATTACGAGTGGCAAGGGGATGTGTTGCGCTTCAAACGCAGTGGCGTGAAGGGGCAGCTAACCATCGATCATGCGGATCTGCACGTTCACCTGGAGCTGGGCATGTTGCTGAGACCCTTCAAGTCAAAGATCGAGCACGAAATTCACTCCCAGCTGGATCAGATCATCAAGGTCTGA
- the ubiE gene encoding bifunctional demethylmenaquinone methyltransferase/2-methoxy-6-polyprenyl-1,4-benzoquinol methylase UbiE: MSEQQTPASKAQSSQGQDDVTDFGFRNVPKSQKAGQVAEVFHSVAGKYDLMNDLMSMGIHRLWKRFTIELSGVRPGHQVLDIAGGTGDLTMKFSDLVGPGGKVVLADINASMLQVGRSRLTDRGYAGNIEYVQADAEHLPFPDSNFNAVSIAFGLRNVTDKDQALRDMMRVLKPGGKLMILEFSKPTNPLLSKAYDTYSFSALPLMGQLFAGDSESYKYLAESIRMHPDQETLKGMMENAGLVNCKYYNMTGGIVALHVGIKP; the protein is encoded by the coding sequence ATGAGCGAGCAACAAACGCCAGCCAGCAAGGCCCAATCCAGTCAGGGCCAGGACGACGTCACCGATTTTGGCTTCCGTAACGTGCCAAAAAGCCAGAAGGCGGGCCAGGTGGCCGAAGTATTCCATAGTGTGGCCGGCAAGTACGACCTCATGAACGACCTGATGTCCATGGGCATTCATCGCCTCTGGAAGCGCTTTACCATTGAACTCTCCGGTGTTCGCCCCGGCCACCAGGTACTGGACATTGCCGGTGGTACCGGCGACCTGACCATGAAGTTTTCCGATCTGGTAGGACCGGGTGGCAAGGTCGTGCTGGCCGATATCAACGCCTCAATGCTGCAGGTCGGTCGTAGCCGCCTGACTGATCGCGGTTATGCCGGCAACATCGAATATGTGCAGGCAGACGCCGAACACTTGCCCTTCCCGGACAGCAATTTCAATGCGGTATCCATTGCCTTCGGCCTGCGGAACGTCACTGACAAGGATCAGGCCCTCCGTGACATGATGCGAGTGCTAAAGCCCGGCGGCAAGCTGATGATCCTGGAATTCTCCAAGCCGACCAATCCGTTGCTGAGCAAGGCTTACGACACCTATTCATTTAGCGCGCTGCCCCTGATGGGCCAGCTGTTTGCCGGTGACAGCGAAAGCTACAAATACCTGGCCGAGTCCATCCGTATGCATCCGGATCAGGAAACCCTGAAGGGCATGATGGAGAATGCCGGACTGGTCAACTGCAAGTATTACAATATGACCGGCGGCATCGTCGCACTGCACGTGGGAATCAAACCCTGA
- a CDS encoding ubiquinone biosynthesis accessory factor UbiJ, with protein sequence MFPGPTLLSAVTAIVEGALNRALELDPAGQQALLGALQCPVQFSITAPFPLSYALSRVGERVQVSSQPAEAPALEISGKPIAFAALATGDDRIFSDGRLAVTGDTALAHQLQRALNQLDPDWEAAMAAHLGDVPAHFLGKRVRSAVKWSRQAFHSLNANIEEYVHEESRVLPGRRELEATFEDIDDLNLRTERLEARLNQIENRGNTDEPENL encoded by the coding sequence ATGTTTCCCGGTCCAACCCTGCTTTCCGCTGTGACAGCTATCGTCGAGGGTGCGCTCAACCGGGCCCTCGAACTGGATCCGGCTGGCCAGCAGGCACTGCTGGGCGCACTGCAGTGCCCGGTACAGTTCAGCATTACCGCACCGTTCCCTCTCAGCTACGCTCTGTCCCGGGTTGGTGAGCGGGTTCAGGTCAGCAGTCAACCGGCCGAGGCGCCAGCGCTGGAAATCAGTGGAAAACCCATAGCGTTCGCCGCACTGGCCACCGGAGACGACCGGATATTCAGTGATGGGCGGCTCGCAGTTACCGGCGACACGGCCCTTGCCCATCAGCTCCAGCGGGCACTCAACCAGCTGGATCCGGACTGGGAGGCGGCCATGGCTGCGCACCTTGGCGATGTACCGGCACACTTTCTCGGAAAGCGCGTCCGCAGTGCCGTGAAATGGAGCCGACAGGCCTTCCATTCGCTGAACGCCAACATCGAAGAATATGTGCACGAGGAAAGCCGCGTGTTGCCCGGCCGCCGCGAACTGGAGGCCACCTTTGAGGACATCGACGACCTGAACCTCCGCACCGAGCGCCTGGAAGCGCGCCTGAACCAGATTGAAAACCGCGGTAACACTGACGAACCGGAGAACCTGTGA